From one Salinibacterium hongtaonis genomic stretch:
- a CDS encoding ATP-binding protein, protein MSTASGADHAHDAATASLSLRPPLVRPRKTLVGGVSVALANHLGWPVSRIRWLFALTSLIGGAGALLYLWLWALTPSEGSGTRRTGAERSSGAALSADDDDAPQRRAPIAAVLLVLGSIASVVAVIQSAVGASTVTAIVLAIVLTGSAVGFSLAFDEADASRSRRYVVTVRALGVAVFLMAGLLLLSSNGGRPDAMTAVLAVVMLVLGLGVAVAPLLVKLWTDLLAERAGRVREEQRAEIAAHLHDSVLQTLALIQNRAGASSDIARLARAQERELREWLFAGTEPISADLAQELRDIAAAIELDHPARIDVVAVGESMTASAVIVAAAREAMLNAARHAGGDVSVYIEGSASAVDVFVRDRGPGIDLDALPADRFGVRESIVGRMQRAGGSATVQPGAGGSGTEVHLHLPWQAVHHE, encoded by the coding sequence GTGAGCACAGCATCCGGAGCCGACCACGCGCACGACGCCGCCACGGCGTCGCTCTCGCTGCGCCCGCCGCTCGTGCGTCCCCGCAAAACTCTGGTCGGGGGAGTGAGCGTTGCCCTCGCCAACCACCTGGGCTGGCCCGTCTCCAGAATCCGCTGGCTCTTTGCCCTCACCAGCCTGATCGGCGGGGCTGGAGCGCTGCTCTACCTGTGGCTGTGGGCGCTCACCCCTTCGGAAGGTTCCGGTACGCGCCGAACCGGCGCAGAGCGGTCATCCGGTGCGGCACTCTCGGCCGATGACGATGATGCGCCTCAGCGCCGGGCACCCATCGCCGCAGTGCTTCTCGTTCTGGGATCCATCGCCTCCGTCGTCGCCGTCATTCAATCGGCGGTGGGAGCATCCACGGTCACGGCGATCGTGCTTGCCATCGTGTTGACCGGCAGCGCGGTGGGGTTCAGCCTCGCCTTTGACGAAGCAGACGCCTCGCGCTCACGGCGCTACGTGGTCACGGTGCGAGCGCTCGGCGTTGCCGTGTTTCTTATGGCGGGCCTCCTGCTGCTGTCGTCGAATGGTGGTCGCCCCGATGCGATGACGGCTGTTTTGGCCGTGGTCATGCTCGTGCTCGGCCTTGGCGTCGCGGTCGCCCCTCTGCTCGTCAAACTGTGGACCGACCTGCTCGCGGAACGCGCCGGTCGTGTGCGAGAGGAGCAACGCGCCGAGATCGCGGCCCACTTGCACGATTCCGTCTTGCAGACCCTCGCGCTCATCCAGAACCGTGCCGGTGCCTCGAGCGACATTGCACGGCTAGCTCGCGCCCAGGAGAGAGAACTCCGCGAATGGCTTTTTGCCGGAACCGAACCGATCAGCGCCGACCTGGCGCAAGAACTGCGCGATATTGCTGCGGCGATCGAGCTCGACCATCCCGCTCGCATCGACGTGGTCGCGGTCGGCGAATCGATGACGGCGTCGGCGGTCATCGTCGCGGCCGCCCGGGAGGCCATGCTGAACGCTGCGCGCCACGCTGGCGGCGACGTCTCCGTCTATATCGAGGGCTCGGCCAGTGCCGTTGACGTTTTTGTGCGCGACCGTGGCCCGGGAATCGATCTCGATGCGTTGCCGGCCGACCGATTCGGCGTGCGAGAATCCATCGTCGGTCGCATGCAGCGCGCCGGCGGATCAGCGACTGTTCAGCCCGGCGCGGGAGGCTCGGGCACCGAAGTGCATCTGCACCTGCCCTGGCAAGCAGTGCATCATGAGTGA
- a CDS encoding branched-chain amino acid ABC transporter permease, with amino-acid sequence MSNTSSPRARRSRWKTVVFATLVGAFSLFAGPAMADEVGEDEPYKISGNVKNEGTPLEDVRITVEGSGVDLEVLTDVEGKWRAGVPERDTYTVTLDESTLPEGIAVIEGTNVQEVEIGPGGRVTMNFFIGEGERNQTSFADQLISRTINGINFGLMLGLAAVGISLVFGTTGLSNFAHAEMVTFGAVMALLFSVTLALPLWAALPLTVVVSALFGWVLDAGLWKPLRSRGLGIVQLMIVSIGLSLALRYVFQFFIGGGTLQLPGASAEKITLFGSVQLSWIDITSMAISIVVIVVFAGWLTFSRIGKATRAVSDNASLAAASGIDVDKVVRIVWIVAAALAGLSGVLYAYFRPGIKWDMGAQILLLVFAAVTLGGLGTAYGALIGSIIVGVLVEISGLWIPPDLKYVGALGVLILVLLFRPQGILGRRERIG; translated from the coding sequence ATGAGCAACACCAGTAGTCCCCGCGCACGACGATCACGGTGGAAAACCGTGGTCTTTGCGACACTTGTCGGCGCGTTCTCCCTTTTTGCCGGGCCAGCGATGGCAGACGAAGTCGGCGAAGACGAGCCGTACAAGATCAGCGGCAACGTCAAAAACGAGGGCACGCCGCTTGAGGATGTTCGCATCACGGTTGAGGGCAGCGGGGTCGACCTCGAAGTGCTCACGGATGTCGAGGGCAAGTGGCGAGCGGGCGTTCCAGAACGAGACACCTACACCGTGACACTCGACGAATCGACGCTGCCGGAGGGCATCGCCGTCATCGAGGGAACCAACGTTCAGGAGGTCGAGATCGGCCCCGGCGGTCGCGTCACAATGAACTTCTTCATCGGTGAGGGAGAGCGCAATCAGACCAGCTTTGCCGACCAGCTCATCTCCCGCACGATCAACGGCATCAACTTTGGGCTCATGCTCGGACTCGCCGCGGTGGGCATCTCGCTGGTGTTTGGCACAACGGGTCTCTCCAACTTCGCCCACGCCGAGATGGTCACCTTCGGTGCCGTGATGGCGCTGCTCTTCAGCGTGACGCTCGCTCTGCCGCTCTGGGCGGCTCTTCCGTTGACCGTGGTGGTGAGTGCGCTCTTCGGCTGGGTGCTCGATGCCGGCCTCTGGAAACCGTTGCGATCACGAGGGCTCGGAATCGTGCAGCTCATGATCGTGAGCATCGGGCTCTCCCTTGCCCTGCGCTATGTGTTCCAGTTCTTCATCGGCGGAGGAACACTTCAGCTGCCCGGCGCGAGCGCCGAGAAGATCACACTCTTTGGGTCTGTGCAGCTCTCCTGGATCGACATCACGAGCATGGCGATCAGCATCGTCGTCATCGTCGTCTTCGCGGGGTGGCTCACCTTCAGTCGCATCGGCAAGGCCACCCGGGCCGTCTCCGACAACGCCTCGCTCGCAGCAGCATCGGGCATTGACGTCGACAAGGTCGTGCGCATCGTATGGATCGTCGCCGCGGCCTTGGCCGGCCTCTCCGGCGTGCTCTACGCGTACTTCCGCCCGGGCATCAAATGGGACATGGGCGCTCAGATCCTGCTGCTCGTCTTCGCCGCCGTAACCCTCGGCGGGCTTGGCACCGCATATGGGGCACTCATCGGCTCGATCATCGTCGGCGTTCTCGTCGAGATCTCTGGGCTGTGGATTCCACCGGACCTCAAATACGTCGGGGCTCTCGGCGTTCTCATCCTCGTGTTGCTGTTCCGGCCCCAAGGAATTTTGGGCCGCAGAGAGAGAATAGGTTAA
- a CDS encoding ABC transporter ATP-binding protein, which produces MSTPVIATSAETPATGVPVVEVTDLVAGYLPGVNILNGTNLTAAQGELIGIIGPNGAGKSTLLKAIFGQVHVRGGSIRLRGDDITGLKANKLVGRGVGFVPQNNNVFPSLSIEDNLKMGLYQNPSIYKERLDFVIGIFGELGSRLKQRAGSLSGGERQMVAMSRALMMDPHVMLLDEPSAGLSPVRQDEAFIRVSEINKAGVTVIMVEQNARRCLQICDRGYVLDQGRNAHTGTGRDLLNDPKVIGLYLGTLGQD; this is translated from the coding sequence ATGAGCACTCCAGTGATCGCCACGAGCGCAGAGACACCGGCAACGGGGGTTCCCGTCGTCGAGGTAACCGACCTCGTGGCCGGCTACCTGCCGGGCGTCAACATCCTCAATGGCACCAACCTCACGGCAGCCCAGGGTGAGCTCATCGGAATCATCGGCCCTAACGGCGCCGGCAAGTCGACCCTGCTCAAGGCCATTTTTGGCCAGGTGCACGTGCGAGGTGGATCGATTCGCCTCAGAGGCGACGACATCACGGGGCTCAAGGCCAACAAGCTTGTCGGCCGCGGCGTGGGCTTCGTGCCCCAGAACAACAATGTGTTCCCGAGCCTGAGCATCGAAGACAACCTCAAGATGGGGCTCTACCAGAACCCCTCCATCTACAAAGAGCGGCTCGACTTTGTCATCGGCATCTTCGGCGAGCTGGGTTCCCGCCTCAAGCAGCGCGCTGGCTCTCTCTCCGGCGGCGAGCGCCAGATGGTGGCCATGTCTCGCGCTCTCATGATGGATCCGCACGTCATGCTGCTCGACGAGCCGTCTGCTGGTCTCTCCCCCGTGCGTCAGGACGAGGCCTTCATCCGAGTCTCTGAGATCAACAAGGCCGGGGTGACCGTCATCATGGTCGAGCAGAATGCTCGGCGCTGCCTGCAGATCTGCGACAGGGGTTATGTGCTCGACCAGGGGCGCAACGCCCACACCGGCACGGGCCGCGACCTGCTCAACGACCCCAAGGTGATCGGGCTGTACCTGGGCACCCTGGGCCAGGACTAA
- a CDS encoding ABC transporter ATP-binding protein: MSSDAATPTTPVARVKSTGLHKGEIGPGVAKVDPILVADGVKRTFGGLTAVDVDHLEIPRNAITALIGPNGAGKTTLFNLLTGFDKPDQGSWAFDGKSLSGVPAFKVSQRGQVRTFQLTKSLGLLTVLENMKLGAQHQRGEKFFSGLFPWLWRAQEAEFDIKALELLKRFKLDTKKDDFAASLSGGQRKLLEMARALMSDPTLVMLDEPMAGVNPALTQSLLEHILNLKDQGMTVLFVEHDMHMVRHIADWVVVMAEGRVVAEGPPADVMKDPAVIDAYLGAHQDVDLGVVTGRYEGELSNEAAELVAEIEEAQADAGQQKGKE; encoded by the coding sequence TTGTCAAGTGACGCAGCTACCCCAACCACCCCGGTCGCGCGGGTCAAGTCGACCGGGCTCCACAAGGGCGAGATCGGCCCCGGCGTGGCCAAGGTGGACCCGATTCTCGTGGCCGACGGCGTTAAGCGCACCTTCGGCGGCCTCACGGCCGTGGATGTCGACCACCTCGAGATTCCGCGCAACGCCATCACGGCGTTGATCGGCCCCAACGGTGCTGGCAAGACCACGCTGTTCAACCTCCTCACCGGGTTCGACAAGCCTGATCAGGGTTCGTGGGCGTTTGATGGCAAGTCTCTCTCGGGGGTTCCCGCCTTCAAGGTGTCCCAGCGAGGCCAGGTTCGAACGTTCCAGCTCACAAAATCGCTCGGCCTGCTCACGGTTCTCGAGAACATGAAGCTCGGGGCGCAGCACCAGCGTGGCGAAAAGTTCTTCTCAGGGCTTTTTCCGTGGCTGTGGCGCGCCCAGGAGGCGGAGTTCGACATCAAAGCGCTCGAGCTGCTCAAGCGATTCAAGCTCGACACCAAAAAGGACGACTTCGCGGCAAGCCTCTCCGGCGGGCAGCGCAAGCTCCTCGAAATGGCTCGCGCGCTCATGAGCGATCCGACCCTCGTGATGCTCGACGAGCCCATGGCTGGAGTGAACCCCGCGCTCACGCAGTCGCTCCTTGAGCACATCCTCAACCTCAAGGACCAGGGGATGACCGTGCTCTTTGTAGAGCACGACATGCACATGGTTCGACACATCGCCGACTGGGTCGTCGTGATGGCTGAGGGCCGCGTGGTCGCGGAGGGGCCTCCCGCCGACGTCATGAAAGATCCAGCCGTGATCGACGCCTACCTCGGCGCACATCAGGATGTCGACCTGGGCGTCGTCACAGGCCGCTACGAGGGCGAACTGTCGAACGAGGCCGCAGAGCTCGTCGCCGAGATCGAAGAGGCTCAGGCGGATGCCGGGCAGCAGAAGGGCAAAGAATGA
- a CDS encoding PspC domain-containing protein — MTNDSPAPSQAPNGSNSFFEWMRGLGIIREPGWIGGVAAGLATRLGIDALIVRGIIVALALLGAPALLLYAAAWALLPDTTGRIHLEELFRGTFDKAIAGIGVMLLIALLPFGSTGWWFFPGIDSGWYNGPSLAGIIWAVLLTGAAVWLVIWLARKAPSTPAGPPYSAADSTAPSETPASSASFVAGETMTAAPTAPPAPPAGSGDAELAAWKQQQAEWKRTNDEWRRDQNASAHAKQQQAAAERRRINQEAAAERRRIAEEHDRITRPGATYTLIAIGLALIAGGATALIISSFDWAVESKVVASMSASLAVLAVAIIINGFRGKRSGGSSGVAVLLVIALILTSFFSSVRGPLISDRDIIWQPAAAAHAQERTVIAGDVRLDLSDYSEEFTSNGFDRTIELTVVAGEVTVIAPADVASQVDVDVTFGSITSGRGDNRDFDTDGVGITRVFEFEPRSGSSDDDRLVLVEIHVIAGEVSVSQAR, encoded by the coding sequence ATGACCAACGACTCTCCTGCCCCATCACAGGCACCCAACGGCAGCAACTCGTTCTTCGAGTGGATGCGCGGGCTCGGCATCATCCGCGAGCCGGGCTGGATCGGCGGCGTTGCCGCAGGCCTCGCCACCCGCCTCGGCATTGACGCCCTCATTGTGCGCGGCATTATCGTCGCGCTTGCCCTTCTCGGCGCACCCGCCCTGCTGCTGTATGCGGCGGCGTGGGCACTGCTTCCCGACACCACGGGGCGCATCCACCTTGAAGAGCTCTTTCGCGGCACATTCGATAAGGCCATTGCCGGCATCGGAGTGATGCTGCTGATCGCCCTGCTTCCGTTCGGCAGCACCGGTTGGTGGTTCTTCCCCGGCATTGACTCCGGCTGGTACAACGGCCCGTCGCTCGCCGGAATCATCTGGGCCGTTTTACTCACGGGTGCCGCCGTATGGCTGGTCATCTGGCTCGCCCGCAAGGCGCCGTCGACCCCCGCCGGCCCGCCCTACAGCGCTGCGGACAGCACAGCGCCTTCCGAGACCCCTGCGTCGTCGGCCTCCTTCGTGGCGGGCGAAACAATGACAGCGGCGCCCACTGCTCCTCCTGCGCCCCCGGCGGGCAGTGGAGACGCCGAACTTGCCGCCTGGAAGCAGCAGCAGGCTGAGTGGAAGCGCACGAACGACGAATGGCGGCGCGACCAGAACGCGAGCGCTCACGCCAAGCAGCAGCAGGCCGCCGCCGAGCGCCGCCGGATAAACCAGGAGGCCGCAGCGGAACGTCGCCGAATCGCGGAGGAGCACGACCGCATCACTCGCCCCGGCGCCACCTACACCCTCATCGCCATCGGTCTCGCCCTCATCGCGGGCGGCGCAACCGCCCTGATCATCTCCTCCTTCGACTGGGCAGTCGAGTCAAAGGTCGTTGCCTCGATGAGTGCATCGCTTGCCGTGCTCGCCGTCGCCATCATCATCAACGGCTTTCGCGGCAAGCGCAGCGGCGGGTCCAGCGGCGTCGCCGTGCTCCTTGTCATCGCCCTCATCCTCACGAGCTTCTTCAGCTCGGTGCGCGGCCCGCTCATCTCCGACCGCGACATCATCTGGCAGCCCGCCGCGGCGGCCCATGCTCAGGAACGCACCGTGATTGCAGGGGACGTGAGGCTAGACCTCAGCGACTACTCAGAAGAGTTCACCTCCAACGGCTTCGACCGCACCATCGAGCTCACCGTCGTCGCGGGTGAAGTCACCGTAATCGCCCCTGCGGATGTCGCCAGCCAGGTCGACGTGGATGTCACCTTCGGCAGCATCACTTCGGGCCGCGGCGACAACCGCGACTTCGACACCGACGGAGTTGGCATCACCCGTGTCTTTGAGTTCGAGCCCCGCTCCGGGAGTTCAGACGACGACAGGCTGGTGCTCGTCGAGATCCACGTCATCGCGGGCGAAGTCAGCGTGAGCCAGGCTCGCTGA
- a CDS encoding LysE/ArgO family amino acid transporter, whose amino-acid sequence MILPLDLSLPTIAAGFGVGFGLIVAIGAQNAFILRSGVRRQHLLAVVLVCAISDVVLITSGIAGIGALLDSVPWVISLIRWGGVAFLTAYGLMAAWRAWRPRARGLTVEDTHDDATERESAPVVALAPAHAAMGASTSPRGTTSESGTTMVQAPPRPAAARRGMRTRSTLVTAVLTALAFTWLNPHTYLDAVVLLGSIANTHGDSGRWMFGLGAITASFVWFTLIGFGSRLLAHRLASPTAWRILDGIIAVIMLSIALSLALSS is encoded by the coding sequence GTGATCCTCCCCCTCGACCTCTCTCTCCCCACAATCGCCGCTGGATTCGGCGTTGGTTTCGGCCTCATCGTCGCCATTGGCGCGCAGAATGCGTTCATCCTGCGGTCGGGGGTCCGCCGCCAGCACCTGCTGGCCGTCGTGCTCGTGTGCGCCATCTCCGACGTCGTGCTCATCACGAGCGGAATCGCCGGGATCGGGGCGCTCCTCGACAGCGTACCCTGGGTCATCAGCCTTATCCGCTGGGGAGGCGTTGCGTTTCTCACGGCCTACGGACTGATGGCGGCCTGGCGCGCCTGGCGCCCGCGGGCGCGAGGTCTCACGGTGGAGGACACCCATGATGATGCCACCGAGCGCGAGAGCGCCCCCGTGGTGGCACTCGCTCCTGCCCACGCCGCGATGGGCGCATCCACCTCGCCGAGAGGCACGACATCCGAGTCAGGCACGACGATGGTGCAGGCCCCGCCCCGCCCCGCAGCCGCGCGTCGCGGCATGCGCACACGGAGCACCCTCGTGACCGCAGTACTCACCGCCCTCGCGTTCACCTGGCTCAACCCGCACACCTACCTCGACGCGGTCGTGCTGCTCGGATCCATTGCCAACACGCACGGCGATTCAGGGCGATGGATGTTCGGGCTCGGCGCAATTACGGCCAGCTTTGTGTGGTTCACCCTGATCGGCTTCGGCTCGCGTCTGCTCGCCCACCGCCTCGCCTCACCGACGGCATGGCGCATCCTCGACGGGATAATCGCCGTGATCATGCTCTCGATCGCCCTCTCGTTGGCGCTGTCGAGCTAG
- the guaB gene encoding IMP dehydrogenase, with translation MDQPDPFGFIGLTYDDVMLLPGHTDVIPSEVDTSSRLTRNIRVNTPLISAAMDTVTEARMAISMARQGGLGVLHRNLSIADQAAYVDKVKRSESGMITNPVTTHPDATVAEVDALCGQFRVSGLPVVEGDGKLVGIITNRDMRFVSQFEKATTLVRDVMSRMPLITAPTGIDPDSAVAIFAEHKIEKLPLIDENGRLTGLITVKDFDKTEQYPNATKDDEGRLRVGAAVGFFGDAWERAGALADAGVDVIVVDTANGDSRGEIDIIKRLKADPAFAAIDIIGGNVATRSGAQALVDAGADAIKVGVGPGSICTTRVVAGVGVPQVTAVYEASLAAREAGVPVIADGGLQYSGDIAKALVAGAETVMLGSLLAGTDESPGDMIFINGKQFKTYRGMGSLGAMQTRGKKTSYSRDRYFQADVPSDEQLIAEGIEGKVAYRGPVSSVTYQLLGGLRQSMFYVGARTIEELRNKGKFVRITAAGLKESHPHDIQMVVEAPNYRN, from the coding sequence ATGGACCAGCCGGATCCCTTCGGTTTCATCGGACTCACCTACGACGACGTGATGCTGCTGCCTGGCCATACCGACGTCATTCCGAGCGAGGTCGACACATCGTCGAGACTCACGCGAAACATCCGGGTAAACACGCCCCTCATTTCGGCGGCAATGGATACGGTCACCGAGGCGCGCATGGCAATCTCGATGGCCCGCCAGGGCGGTCTTGGTGTTTTGCACCGCAACCTCTCGATCGCAGACCAGGCGGCCTACGTCGATAAGGTCAAGCGCTCGGAGTCGGGAATGATCACGAACCCCGTGACGACACACCCCGATGCCACCGTCGCCGAAGTTGATGCGCTGTGCGGGCAGTTTCGAGTCTCAGGACTCCCCGTCGTAGAGGGCGACGGCAAGCTCGTGGGCATCATCACCAACCGCGACATGCGCTTCGTCTCGCAGTTCGAGAAAGCCACGACCCTCGTGCGAGATGTCATGAGCCGGATGCCGCTCATCACCGCACCCACGGGAATCGACCCCGACAGTGCTGTGGCAATCTTCGCCGAGCACAAGATCGAGAAGCTCCCCCTCATCGACGAGAATGGCCGGCTCACGGGCCTCATCACCGTCAAGGACTTCGATAAGACCGAGCAGTACCCCAACGCCACAAAGGATGACGAGGGCCGCCTTCGCGTCGGCGCGGCAGTCGGATTCTTCGGCGACGCCTGGGAGCGTGCTGGCGCGCTCGCCGATGCCGGCGTTGACGTGATCGTGGTCGACACCGCCAACGGTGACTCCCGTGGCGAAATCGACATCATCAAGCGACTCAAGGCAGACCCCGCATTCGCGGCGATCGACATCATCGGCGGCAATGTCGCCACACGTTCGGGAGCTCAGGCGCTCGTGGATGCTGGAGCTGACGCCATCAAGGTGGGAGTCGGCCCCGGCTCCATCTGCACCACCCGCGTGGTGGCCGGCGTTGGCGTGCCCCAGGTGACGGCCGTTTACGAGGCATCGCTGGCGGCCCGCGAAGCGGGCGTTCCCGTAATTGCCGACGGTGGCCTGCAGTATTCGGGCGATATCGCCAAGGCCCTCGTCGCTGGCGCCGAAACGGTCATGCTCGGCTCGCTTCTCGCGGGAACCGATGAGAGCCCCGGCGACATGATCTTTATCAACGGCAAGCAGTTCAAGACCTACCGTGGAATGGGATCTCTCGGGGCGATGCAGACTCGGGGCAAGAAGACCTCGTACTCGCGCGACCGCTACTTTCAGGCCGATGTTCCGAGCGACGAGCAGTTGATCGCCGAGGGTATCGAGGGCAAGGTCGCTTACCGCGGCCCCGTCTCAAGCGTGACCTACCAGCTGCTCGGTGGCCTGCGTCAGTCGATGTTCTACGTCGGCGCCCGCACGATCGAGGAGCTGCGCAACAAGGGCAAGTTCGTGCGCATCACGGCTGCCGGGCTCAAGGAATCACACCCCCACGACATCCAGATGGTCGTAGAAGCTCCGAACTACCGCAACTAG
- a CDS encoding LuxR C-terminal-related transcriptional regulator — protein sequence MTTVVIVDDHSIFRSGLRASLDSAVEVLGEAADVDSAIDAVTELKPEVVLLDVHLPGGQGGGGAEVIRRSLPHLSGTTFLALSVSDSAEDVVGVIRAGARGYITKGSSADDVNTAIATVAGGDAVFSPRLAGFVLDAFGAAAGEQAATDDELDRLSAREREVMRLIARGYSYKEVATELFISIKTVETHVSAVLRKLQLSSRHELTAWALERRLL from the coding sequence GTGACCACCGTAGTAATCGTTGACGACCACTCGATCTTTCGGTCGGGGCTGAGGGCATCCCTCGACTCGGCGGTCGAGGTGCTGGGGGAGGCGGCGGATGTCGATTCCGCAATCGATGCCGTAACCGAGCTCAAACCAGAGGTCGTGCTCCTCGACGTTCACCTGCCGGGAGGGCAGGGCGGCGGCGGGGCCGAGGTCATCAGGCGCAGCCTCCCTCACCTCTCTGGCACAACGTTTCTCGCGCTCAGCGTTTCTGACTCCGCTGAGGATGTTGTCGGCGTGATTCGCGCTGGCGCTCGCGGCTACATCACCAAGGGCAGTTCTGCCGACGACGTCAACACGGCCATCGCCACGGTCGCTGGCGGGGATGCGGTGTTTTCGCCTCGGCTCGCCGGTTTCGTGCTCGATGCCTTTGGCGCGGCTGCGGGCGAGCAGGCCGCCACGGATGACGAGCTCGACAGGCTTTCGGCACGCGAACGTGAGGTAATGCGACTCATTGCCCGCGGTTATTCCTACAAAGAGGTGGCGACCGAGCTTTTTATCTCGATCAAGACTGTGGAGACCCACGTGTCGGCGGTGCTGCGCAAACTGCAGCTCTCGAGCCGGCACGAGCTGACCGCGTGGGCGTTGGAGCGCCGGCTGCTCTAG
- a CDS encoding branched-chain amino acid ABC transporter permease: MDWLGIFSNTASAIIAPATLGYALAAIGLAVHFGFAGLLNMGIAAYMAIGAYGYAISILTFGLPWWAGVLIAMGASVIFSLVLGIPTLRLRGDYLAIVTIAAAEIVRLLFLSTEFDAITGSADGLSGYHASFRASNPIPPGTYGFGPWVYNENGWWVRIIGIVLVAIAVLIVWAIMRSPWGRVLRGIREDEDAVRSLGKNVFSYKLQALVLGGIFGSLGGIVYALPSSVNPGVYVTSLTFFVWTALLLGGAATIFGPVLGAVLYWVVQAFLSNFLPALVQAGLLPFMSTTQAQTLRFILVGVALMLLVIYRPQGILGNKKELTFVK, encoded by the coding sequence ATGGACTGGCTAGGAATCTTCTCCAACACCGCCTCCGCCATCATCGCGCCGGCCACCCTCGGGTATGCGCTCGCGGCGATCGGCCTGGCCGTGCACTTCGGCTTTGCGGGCCTACTCAACATGGGCATCGCGGCGTACATGGCGATCGGCGCGTATGGCTACGCCATCTCGATCCTCACCTTCGGGCTGCCCTGGTGGGCTGGAGTCCTCATCGCCATGGGTGCCTCGGTGATCTTCTCGCTCGTTCTTGGCATCCCGACTCTGCGGCTCCGAGGCGACTACCTCGCGATCGTCACGATCGCGGCGGCCGAAATCGTGCGATTGCTGTTTCTCTCCACAGAGTTCGACGCCATCACGGGTTCTGCCGATGGGCTGAGCGGGTACCACGCGAGCTTTAGAGCGTCGAACCCCATTCCGCCGGGAACCTATGGCTTTGGGCCGTGGGTCTATAACGAGAACGGCTGGTGGGTGCGCATCATTGGCATCGTCCTGGTCGCCATCGCGGTGCTGATCGTGTGGGCAATCATGCGCAGCCCGTGGGGCCGTGTGCTTCGGGGCATTCGAGAAGACGAGGATGCCGTGCGCTCGCTGGGCAAGAACGTCTTCTCCTACAAGCTCCAGGCGCTCGTTCTTGGCGGCATCTTCGGCTCGCTCGGCGGCATCGTCTACGCGTTGCCGTCATCGGTGAACCCCGGAGTCTATGTGACCTCGCTCACGTTCTTCGTGTGGACTGCCCTGCTGCTCGGTGGCGCCGCCACTATCTTCGGGCCCGTTCTCGGAGCGGTGCTCTACTGGGTCGTGCAGGCGTTCCTCAGCAACTTCCTTCCAGCGCTTGTTCAGGCTGGTCTGCTGCCCTTCATGTCGACAACTCAGGCGCAGACGCTGCGGTTCATCCTCGTGGGTGTAGCGCTCATGCTCCTGGTGATCTATCGACCGCAGGGCATCCTCGGCAACAAAAAGGAGCTGACCTTTGTCAAGTGA